The Streptomyces sp. A2-16 sequence CCGGTCCCGCACCAGTTCGGTGGGCCGCCCCGGCGGCAGCAGCTCGGCCGCCGCGTGCAGCCCCGTCAGCGGCGTCCGCAGCTCGTGGGCCACATCCGCGGTGAACCGCTGCTCGCTCAGCAGCTTGCCCTGCAACGACCCCGCCATGGTGTCCAGCGCGGCGGCCACCGCGGCCACCTCGTCCTGCGGCCGCGACGGATCCTTCGTACGAGGATCGCCGACCCGCGCGTCCAGGTCGCCCGCGCTGATCCGGCGGGCCACCCGCGCGGTCGCGTGCAGCCGCTTGGTCACCCGGGTCACCGCGAACGCCCCCACCAGCAGCGTCGCTGTGATCGCCAGCGCCGAGGACCACAGGATCGCCCGGTCGAGGCCGGCGATCGTCCGCGCGCCCTGCGAGTAGTCGACCTCCACGGCCAGCGCCCGGTCCCCGTCCACCGGCCCCGCCGCCCACATCGCGGGGCGCCCGCGGTGCTCGCCGACCATCGTGCCGCGGTCCCCGGCGACCGCCAGCGTCCGCAGCGAGCCCGGCAGGTCCGGCGGGTCCACGCCCGCGTCCCACATCAGCGTGTCCCCGGCCTCGTAGTCCGCGGTCGCCTCCTTCAGCCGGCTCAGCGCCAGGTCACGGGCCTCGCCGACGGTCTGGTTCGTCACCGACACATGCACGAGGACACCGAGCAGCGCGGCGAGGGCGCAGCACATCACGGTGATGAAGACGGCCGCCTTGACGGCGAGCGTGCCGGACCAGCGGGGCAGCGCGAGTCTCATCGCGAGCTCGCGGAGGGTTCGGGCGCCGGGCTGGGCGCGTTCCCGAGGGCACGGCTGCCGGTGCGCAGCATCTCGTCATGGGTCAGCAGCATCGACTTCTGCTGCGGGTCCCAGGTCCACTGGAGCCGGTACTCGTATCCGGCCACCTCGGACGGCGAACGGATGATCACGGACCGCCCGGCCAGCTCGACCCCGCTGACCGCGTCCTCCCAGTGCATGACCCGCACGAGACGGTGCTTCTCGACGGTGTAGACGCGTACGGCGGTGACGTTGCCGGGCAGCTGCCGAAAGCCCAGCGTCAGGTCCTTGTGCCCGTCACCGGTCAGGTCCCGGTAGTACGGCGGCAGAACCGGGCACCTCCTGCCGGCCGCCCCCTTCTTCCCGCAGTCCGCCATCCGGCGGGCCGTCTCGACGTAACCCGAGCCGGTGTAGCTGCCGGGGTCCTCCTTGATCTCCGCGCGGACCAGCGCGACCGGGGCCACTGCGCGGATGTCGTCGCCGGGCACGGAGACGCCCGCCACGACCTCCGAGTCCACCTCGCCGATCTCGAAGGCCGGGCTGGAGGCGGGCGTCAGCTGCGGCCACAGCCGGTCGGGGCTGATCGCGGTCGGCGTCGAGCCCGCGCCCACCAGGCCGCCCGCGTCGCCGCAGCCCGCCGCGGCCGCGACCAGCAGGGCGACGGCGGCGACGGCACGAGGCGTACGGGGTGCGCGGCGGGCGGGTGGCACTGTGCTCCTGGGGTCCGGGGCAGTTCGGTGGTGTCGGCCCCGTACACATTATTCGGACGGAAGTCCTTCTTGCCGTCCGGTGGGCCCGGGCGGCCCTACTCGGTCAGCTCCTCCAGCAGCCGGGCCGTCGGCAGTCCGGCCTGGAGGTACTCGACGAACAGGTCGTTGTGCAGCGCCCACGGCGAGCGCCGGCCCCGGATCAGCCGGATCGCCGCGTCGGCCGTGTGCCCCCTGCGGACCAGGGCGTGCGCCACGACCAGGCCCGAGCGGTTGTAGCCGTGGTAACAGCGGACGAGGACCTTGCGGCCCTCGTCCAGTGCGTCGCTCGCGGCCTGCGCCAGGCGGATCACGCCCGCGAGCTGGGTCCCGTCCAGCGGGCCGTCCGGAATCGGCCACACATGGTGCTCGACACCCGGATCGGGGCCGTGGCCCGGCAGCCGCAGCAGCGTCTGCACGAGCTCGAACTCGTCCCGTACGACGGCGAACTCCCGTTGCCCGGAAAGGCCCCGGAACTCGTGTCCGCCCATCCACAGCCCGGGCACGATCTCGTCCCACGCCCGGTCCGGAGCCGGTACGTCGGGTTGCTTCCTGCGGGTTCGCAACAGCGCCTCCCCAAGCCCCTGCGCCAAGCCCTGCAACTCGCTGCAACTCGCTGCAACTCACCCCAAAGGTATCCGGCTTCTTGCCTGCGCAGCACCCCGCCTGTTCCCATGGTCCATGGGGTGATGGTGCATGAGCGGACTACGCGTCGTACCGACCTGGCGCCATGGTCAGGAACGGCTGTACGTCTGCCTCACGGACGGCAGGAACATCGCCTGGTACGACCGTGAGGCGTCCCGGATCAATCTGCTGAGCGAGGACCGCAGACAGGATGTGCTGGACGTCCTCGGGCCCTTCCTGACCGGCCAGCCGGCCGTGGGCCCGCCCCCGGTGCCGACGCCCGCCGAACTGGCCCGTCTCTCCCTCCACCCGGACGACGACCTCGCGCCCAACCGTCCCGGCGAGGCCCTCCAGATCGCCCTGGACCGGGACCCCGGGCCCCCGCACCGGATCCGCCGCGACCCGCGCCTGCGCGCGCTGGAGGCCGAGCAGACCGTGGGCGAGGCGCTGGACCGTCTCGACGGCGCGGGCTGGCACACCCTGCACTCCGTCCCGCTGCCCGGCGGCGACCGCGTCCACCATCTGGCGATCGGCCCCGGCGGGCTCTTCGCCGTGCACGCGCTGTACGCCCGCAGGCAGCGGGTCACGGTCGCCGACCCGACGGTCGCCTTCGGCCGCCGCGACCCACGGCCGCTGCTGCGCCGCGTGCGCGCCGACGCCGACCGCGCCTCCTACGCCCTGACGGCCGAGGTCCACCCGGTCCTCGCCCTCGTCGGCCCGTCCGACATCACGGTCACCCTCCCGCCCCGAGAGGTCCGCGTCCTCGCCGACACGGACCTCGAAGCCCTCGCCCGGCTGGGCGGCGTCCTCAAACCGGCAGACGTGGAGGCCCTCCACGCAATGGCCCGCGACCGCCACACCTGGGCCAAGGTCTGAGGGCCGACTTGGGTGCGGCTCGCGTGGAGGCGAGGGGCGGCAGGGTCTGACGGTGGTGGGCTGGGGCTTGCCTGGGGTGCGGGGTGGCAGGGGCTGACCCCCGGCCGCGGCGGTTCACCCAGGGGTGCGGGGCGGCAGGGTCTGGACTTCGTCCGTGGCAGTTCACCCAGGGGCGCGGGGGTGGCAGGGTCTGGACTTCGTCCGTGGCAGTTCACCCAGGGGCGCGGGAGCGGCGGGGCTGGACTCCCTCCGCCGTAGCCCACCCAGGGGCGCGGGGGTGGCAGGGTCAAGACTCCCTCCGCCGTAGCCCACCCAAGGGCGGGAGCGGCGGGGCTGGACTCCGTCCGCCGTAGCCCACCCAGGGCCGCGGGGGCGGCGGCAAGGTCTGACCCCCGTCCGCCGCAGCCCACTCAGGGGCGCGGGGAACTGCGCGACAAGCCCCCACCGCCCCGCAGCCGCCCCACAACCCGACCCGGCACCCCCATCGCGCCCCTACGGCAACCGTGACGCCCGCCCACCATCCAGCAACGGCCCCAACAGATCGCCGTAATCCTGCAGCCGAGGCCCCATGTCCCCCGCCTGGAAGGCCAGTTGGCCAGGCACCGTGCACTCCTCCACCTCGCCCCACGTCACCGGCGCCGACACCAGCGGCAGCGCCCGCGCCCGCAGCGTGTACGGCGCGGCCGTGGTCTTCCGAGCAGCGTTCTGACTCCAGTCGACGAAGACCTTCCCGGGCCGCAGATTCCGGGTCATCCGGTGCAGGGCCAGCCGCGGCATCGCCCGCTCCGCCTCCACGGCGAGCTCCTTCGCGTACTCCGACACCTGCTCGGACGACGCTCCCCGCACGGCCGCCAGCAGATGCAACCCCTTCGACCCGGCGGTCTTCGGATACGCCTCGATGCCGTCAGCCGCCAGCCGCTCCCTGAGCCACAACGCGACCTCGCAGCATTCGACGATCGTCGCGGGCGGCCCCGGATCG is a genomic window containing:
- a CDS encoding HAMP domain-containing sensor histidine kinase, with the protein product MRLALPRWSGTLAVKAAVFITVMCCALAALLGVLVHVSVTNQTVGEARDLALSRLKEATADYEAGDTLMWDAGVDPPDLPGSLRTLAVAGDRGTMVGEHRGRPAMWAAGPVDGDRALAVEVDYSQGARTIAGLDRAILWSSALAITATLLVGAFAVTRVTKRLHATARVARRISAGDLDARVGDPRTKDPSRPQDEVAAVAAALDTMAGSLQGKLLSEQRFTADVAHELRTPLTGLHAAAELLPPGRPTELVRDRVGALRTLTEDLLEISRLDTGRETVELDTERLGAVAERVVRASGTDTEVVVVRDLAVETDRRRLERVLGNLVANAHRHGRGPVSLTVEGPVVTVRDHGDGFPEYLVSHGPQRFRTEGGARGHGLGLTIAMGQAEVLGARLSFSNADDGGAIATLSLR
- a CDS encoding dual specificity protein phosphatase family protein yields the protein MRTRRKQPDVPAPDRAWDEIVPGLWMGGHEFRGLSGQREFAVVRDEFELVQTLLRLPGHGPDPGVEHHVWPIPDGPLDGTQLAGVIRLAQAASDALDEGRKVLVRCYHGYNRSGLVVAHALVRRGHTADAAIRLIRGRRSPWALHNDLFVEYLQAGLPTARLLEELTE
- a CDS encoding nuclease-related domain-containing protein is translated as MSGLRVVPTWRHGQERLYVCLTDGRNIAWYDREASRINLLSEDRRQDVLDVLGPFLTGQPAVGPPPVPTPAELARLSLHPDDDLAPNRPGEALQIALDRDPGPPHRIRRDPRLRALEAEQTVGEALDRLDGAGWHTLHSVPLPGGDRVHHLAIGPGGLFAVHALYARRQRVTVADPTVAFGRRDPRPLLRRVRADADRASYALTAEVHPVLALVGPSDITVTLPPREVRVLADTDLEALARLGGVLKPADVEALHAMARDRHTWAKV
- the ligD gene encoding non-homologous end-joining DNA ligase, with amino-acid sequence MTPITEVEGRRLALSNLEKVLYPATGFTKGEVLHYYATAAEVLLPHLRDRPVSFLRYPDGPEGQVFFTKNVPPGTPDWVTTAEVPRSEGPARMVLVQDLASLMWAANLVTEFHTHQWRIGTPDEADRLVLDLDPGPPATIVECCEVALWLRERLAADGIEAYPKTAGSKGLHLLAAVRGASSEQVSEYAKELAVEAERAMPRLALHRMTRNLRPGKVFVDWSQNAARKTTAAPYTLRARALPLVSAPVTWGEVEECTVPGQLAFQAGDMGPRLQDYGDLLGPLLDGGRASRLP